Genomic DNA from Campylobacter concisus:
AAAGAATTTGTAGAATTTAGTTTCTTTAATAATAATGAGCTTGGACTGATAGTAAATGCAAAAGATGAAAATCTTGAATATTTTAAGAAAAATTGGAAAATTTTAAATGAGATATTGCGTACGCTTTTTGGACAAAATGCAAAGATAGTAAATGCAAAGAGAGATGAACAAAAAGCACAAACTAAGACGCCTAAAGCCTCTTTAGAAAATAATGAAAAAAGCGAACTAGACGAGCTTGATGAGGAAATTTCAAGACTAAATGCAAATAACGTTGAAACTAAAAATGAGCCAAAAACCGAAATAAAAAGCGAACTGCAAAACGAGAAAAACAGCTTTGCTTTAATGCTCAACAAAGAGCCAAAAACACCAGAAGAGCTTCAAAGGCAAAGAGAACAAGGTGTGCTAAAAGAGGCAAATAGGCTCTTTGGCGAGCCAACTATCGAGAGCTAGCCTTATCTTTACTGCTAGCCTCTAGCCTCTTTTTTAGAGCTTCTTTTTTGCGAAGCTCTAACTCATAAGCTTCATTTAGTGCATCTTCATCGTCCAAATTTGCTCCGTCTAAAAATTTTCGGTAGTCCTCAAATTGTTTATTTTTTATCCCCCAAAGCACGCCAAAAAGCAAAAATGCTCCCATCAAAACCGAGATAAAAACCAGCATCGCAAGTGTCGCGCTATCCATTATTTTTCCTTAAATTTTCTAACAATATAAAGCGAGTTTAAGATAACACTTAGCGAGCTAAGCGACATAAAAAGCGCAGCAAATAGCGGAATGACGTAGCCACATACGGCAAATGGCAGAGCAAGAACATTATAAAGAAGGCAAAAGAGCAAATTTTGCTTTATCGTTTTGTAAGTAAATTTCGAGATTTTTATGGCCTTCGCTAGACTTTTTAAACTATCATCAAGTAGCACTACATCGCTTCTTTCTAAGCTTATTGCCGCCCCGCTTCCCATACAAATGGCAACATGAGCAAGGCTAAGCGCTGCTGCGTCATTTATGCCATCTCCTGCCATTAGAACCTTTTTGCCCTGATCTTTTAGTTCGCTTATAAATTTAGCTTTCGTTTCAGGTAACATCTCTGCTCTAAACTCACTCACGCCAAGCTCATCTGCCACGTTTTTTACCACTTTTTGCACATCGCCACTTAAGATACACACTTTCATACCAGCGCTCTTTAGCTCGTCTATCAAGGCCTTTGCCTCGGGCTTTACACTATCTTTTAGGTAAAATTTCGCCACTAACTCACCATTAAGCCCCACAAAAAAGCTCACATTTTCTTCAGCTTCATCAAAGCTAATACCATTTTCAACTAAAAATCGCTTGCTTCCTGCATAAAATTTCTTACCTGAAATTTCAGCCTCAACACCCTTTGCCACGCTTAAATTTGTATTTTTAAGCTCTATTTTTCTTGCACCTTTTTGCTTTAGAAATTTAGCCACTACCACGCTTATTTGATGACTTGATATAAGAGCTAGCGAATAAATTTCATCTAAGCTTATGCTTTCTTTTATGAAAAAATCACTAACTTCAAATTCCGCCTTTGTGAGCGTGCCAGTCTTGTCAAATACTGCTACATCGCACTTTGCAAGGCTTTCAAAAAATTTAGCCTCTTTAAAAAGAACTCTATTTTTAAAAGCCACACCAAGAGCGCAAACACTACTAACTGGCGTGGCAAGCGCAAGCGCACAAGGGCAAGCGATCACGATGACGCTAACAGCTGTGACAATGGCTTCTGAAAAGCCAAATTTAAAGTACCAAAACCAAAATGTAAAAAATGCTAAAGTTAGCACGCTAAGAGAAAATTTAGAAGCGATTTTATTGACTACTAGCTCGATATTTGGCTTTTTTAGCTCTGCAGTTTGGAGCAAATTTATAAGCTGATTTAGATAAGAATTTTTAAAAATTTCCTTTGCTTCATAGATGATTTGTCCATTTTGGCAAATGACGCCACTTTTTACCTCTTGCCCCACTCCCAAGGTCACAGGCAGGCTCTCTCCCGTTAGACTTGAGCTATCCACGCTTGCCTCACCACTAAGCACCACTCCATCAAGTAGCGCCCTCTCACCAGATCTAAGCACGATCTTTTCGCCCAAATTTACATCTCTTGGCTCTTTTAAAACATCCTTGCCATCCTCTAAAATACATACCTTTGCAAGCAGCATATCATTTAAGAAATTTGAAGTCTCAAGCGCCTTTTTCTTACCCAAAATTTCTAAAAATTTACCGATAAAAACAAAGGTGATGATCATCGCAACTGAGTCAAAATAGCTCTCACCGCTTCTTGTAAACATCATATAAATCGAATAAATATAGGTAATGCTAGCTCCGGTGATAACAAGCAGATCCATATTTGGCGAAGCGTTTTTTATGGCTATCTTTGCCCCTTTGAAAAACTCGCTACCAGTATAAAAAAGTACAGGCGTTGCTAATACAAACTGCGCAAAGCTTAAAATATCTTTTATATCGCCTCTTATGCCACTAAAGTACCCGCTATATTGAGCGATGGCTAGCCACATAATGTTCATCGTAGCAAAGATACCAACTAGCGCTTTTGTGTAAAATTTTCTTCTTTTCTTAGCTAGCTCGTCCTCTTTTTGACTCGTAGCATATGGCTTTGGGACGTAACCAACGGCATAAATTTTTTCAATTATTTGCTCTACCAAAAGCTCTTGCTCATCAAAAACAATGACCGCTTTTTGATTAAGCGAGTTGATATTTACCTCCAAGACGCCCGGTAAGCTAAAAAGCGCCTTTTCAAGTAGCCAGATGCAAGCTGAGCAAGTGATACCATCGATTAAAAATGAAATTTGACTAAAGTCGCCCTCTTTTGTCACAAGCTCGCTAAAATTTGCCGCTAAATTTTTGATATTTAAACCGTTGCTCGCCGGTGTAAGTGTATTTTTACCAAGACGCTCATAAAACTCACTAAGCCCATTTTCATTTAAAATTTCATAAACGCCTTTGCAACCAACACAGCAAAATTTCAGTCCACTTTCATTTGAGATCATCACGTTTTCATCAAATTTTAATCTACAATGAGCACATCTACTTTGTGGCATTTTTACTTTCTTTTATCTAAAATTTTTACTAATATTATTGCATCATATGCCTATTACGCACCATATAAATTTGAAGCAGACAAACTGCAAAAATAGGCACAAATTTCTTTTTTTGTTACCGTTATAAAATGGCGAGATTATAGCAAATCAACCATTTTTGAGCAAAAATTTCATTTTATACCATTTCTTGACAACAAAGTTTTATTTTTATAAAATGCCAAAACTTTCAAAAACTTCTTTTTGAAACCTAGAAATTCTGCAAAATTATCCCCGCATTTAAAGAGGAAATATGGAAAATAACCAAACCGAGCAAAGTGCTTCTCAAAACACAAAAACTACAAAAAAACATCAAGTATCAAGAACACACATACCAGTAGATGGACACAAGATCGAAGAGCTAAGAACGCTTAGCTTAGATGAGCTAGTACAGATCGCAAATAGCGTTGGTGTCGAAAATCCACGCGAATTTCGTAGGCAGGATTTGATATTTGAGATACTAAAAACCCAGACAAAACAAGGCGGCTTTATACTATTTACTGGAATTTTAGAAATCACAAACGAGGGCTATGGCTTTTTAAGGGCTGTTGATGCAAATTTAAGCGATAGCTCAAACGACGCCTACGTTTCAAACTCTCAAATCCGCAAATTTGCACTTCGTGTAGGCGACATCATCACCGGCCAAGTAAGAGAGCCAAAAGATCAGGAAAAATACTACGCCCTTTTAAAGATAGAAGCAGTAAACTACATGCCTCTAGCAGACGCAAAAGAGAGGCCACTTTTTGACAACCTAACTCCACTTTTTCCAACTGAAAAGCTAAATTTAGAGTATGATCCGATGAAGTTAACGGGCCGTGTACTTGATCTTTTCACGCCTATTGGCAAGGGTCAACGTGGTCTCATCGTCGCACCTCCAAGAAGCGGTAAAACCGAGCTTATGAAAGAGCTAGCTCACGGCATCGCTAAAAATCACCCAGAAGCCCAGCTAATGGTGCTTTTGGTCGATGAGAGACCAGAAGAAGTTACTGATATGCAGCGCTGCGTAAAAGGCGAGGTATTTAGCTCAACATTTGACCTGCCAGCGCTTAACCACGTCCGCGTAGCAGAGCTAGTCATCGAAAAAGCAAAACGTCTAGTTGAGATGGGCAAAGATGTCATTATATTGCTTGATAGCATAACCCGTCTAGCACGAGCCTACAACACAGTGACCCCACCAAGTGGCAAGGTACTAACAGGCGGCGTGGACGCTAACGCGCTTCACAAGCCAAAACGCTTTTTTGGTGCAGCCAGAAACATCGAGCACGGCGGCTCTCTAACCATCATCGCAACTGCTCTAATAGACACTGGCTCACGTATGGATGAAGTAATATTTGAAGAGTTTAAAGGCACTGGTAACAGCGAGATCGTGCTTGACCGCAACATCTCAGACCGCAGAATTTACCCAGCTATCAACGTACTAAAATCAGGCACCAGAAAAGAAGAGCTACTTCAAAAACCTGATGAGCTTCAAAAGATTTGGGCTATCCGCTCTGCGATCGCCACAATGGACGACATCGAAGCGCTTAAATTCTTGTATGCAAAAATGTTAAAAACAAAAGACAACAAAGAGCTTCTCTCTATCCTAAACGAGTAAATTTAACTGAGCTTGAAGCAGTTGCTCTGAGCTCAAATTTCTTTTTTACACCAAATTTATCAATAAATATTTCATAAATTTATTAGTTTAATTTTTTCAGTTTTATTTTTTTTGTAAAATCCGAATTTTTAACTTTTATAAAAAGGAAAAATATGAAAACAAAAATCGTTTTTTCAGTCATTACAGCAACACTTACTTTTGCTCTAACTGGATGTGGTGAGCCAACTACTTTGGCTGAAATTTGTAAAGCTGATATGGGTAGTATCAAACATTTTAAAGGCGAAGTAAAGGTTTATAAAAGGGTAAATTTTGACTGGGAATATAATATAGAGACCAAGAAAAATGAATTAAAAGAAGATGGTATTAAAGGTTATCTGATAGTCGATAAAGATACAAAGGTTGATCTAGAAAAATTTAACGTAAAAGCCGTGGCTTTTAGTATGCCAAAAGGTAGCATACCCAAAAATACACCACATATGTATATCTTAAAAAAATATGATGACATAGGCGAAGGTAATAAAACAGAAGTTTTGGCAACACTAGAAACTTTAAATCCAAGATGTAATGTAGATGGTAGTCTAGAGCTTAAACAAAAAGATACAAAAATAATTGCAATAAAATAACAAAAGGTGGGCTAACCACCTTTTAAAAACTTATATCATCTCGCTTTAAATTTTATATAACATATCCCGCCTACAAGCATCTCACTCTGTTTGATAAGCTCATCAAATTTTGGACTAAAAGCTGGCTATGATTTTGATAGTTTTAGAGTTTATGGAGCTTACATTTACGACTTTCAAGCAAAAAAGTCACTTGGCGATGAAGACGGTACAGTAATAAAATGGAGTACACATAAATTTATAGTAGGCGCAGACTATACACCAGAGTTAACAAAGGACATAAAACTAGTTCTTGGTGGCTACACTGGCTACTTAAAGCTTGAAATGGATATATTTGACATTCATGATGGCTCGGAAAAAGCTAATACAAATGACTGGATACTAGGTGCAAGAATTGGTGCTGAATACTCTATCAATGAAAATAATGCAGTTGAGTTTGGTCTAAAAGCTGATAGAACTGACTATGGCAAGATCAGTAAATTTGATTTTGTTGACACAAAAGAGACAAATGTCGGTCTTTATATGGGATATACATATAAATTTTAATCACACACAAGCTCAAATTTCAAAGCAAATTTGAGCTTTTACTAGAAACTATAAATTTATAAGCTTTTCTAAATTTTCGCCGTCCAAGCGATAGTTTCTCCACTCAAGTGATTGATTTTTAGCACCCATACTTTCATAAAATTTAATACTTGGCTCATTCCAGTTTAGGCAGCACCACTCAAGCCTTTTTAAATTTTCATCCTTGCAAATTTGAGCTAAAAATTTAAAAAATGCCTTGCCGATACCTTGATTTCTAAACTCTTTTTTGACATAAATGTCCTCAAGATGGATCCCACCAAGTCCTAAAAATGTAGAAAATGTGTAAAAATAGATAGCATAGCCAATCACCTTACCCTCACTCTCGCAGACAAGGGCTTTTGCGTGATTTTTATTAAAGATAGAGTCTGCAAAAATTTCATTTGTAAAAGTGACTTGATCGCTTAAATTCTCATAGCTAGCAAGCTCTCTTACAAGCTCGCATATCACGTCTATATCGTCAATAGTTGCTTTTCTTATTTGAAATTTCATTAGTTATCACCAAAAAGCGCTTTTAAGTCTTTGATTGGCTCATTATTTTCTGCATTACTACTAGTTTTTGAGCCAAGCTCATTTAGCTCGATCTCATAGCCAGTTAGCATGCTTGCCAGGCGGATATTTATACCGTTTTTGCCGATCGCCTTGCTCTTTTGCTCGCTCGCAAGTGTCACGATCGCCTTGTTTTCTTCGATCTTTACTGATGTGATGATCGCAGGTGCCATAGCGCGAGCTACCAAGATCGCTGGCTCAGTGGTGTACTCGATCACATCGATGCTCTCACCATGAAGCTCTTTGCTTACGGCATTTATCCTAACGCCCTTTGTACCGACAGTTGCGCCGACTGGATCGATGTTTGGAGTGGTTGAGATGAGTGCTACTTTAGCTCTCTCGCCAGGGATCCTTGCACTTCCTTGAATGATGATGCCGCCATCTTTTATCTCAGGCACCTCTGAAGTTAGCAGCGCTTCAAGAAATTTAGGTGAAGTCCTTGAAAGTTCGACCTTTATGCCTAAATTTTTATCTGTAAAAACTTTTCTAATGACCGCTTTTACCACGTCGCCTACTTTAAATTTCTCGCCTTTTATGCGGTTTTTACGTGGTAAGATGGCACGAAGCTCGTCTATCTCGATAAAAGTGTTTTCATCGTTATCTACCCTAACAACTGGTCCAAAGACCATGTGTCCGCTCATCTCATTATATTTTTGTAAAATTTTCTCTTCTACTAGGCGCTGGATGTGATACTCAAGCTCTTTGTGAAGCGTTTGAGCTGCGGTTCTGCCAAGGTTATCAAGGCTTAGCTCGTAAGTGAGCTCATCGCCGATCTCTACGCCACTATCTATCTTTTTAGCCTCTTTTAAGCTTAAAAAGTGCTCATTGTCTTCAGCAAGCCTCTCATCGTCGTTTGCTACGATTGAAATTTTTTGATAAAGCTTTAAATTTTTATTTGCATCGATGCTCACGTCATACTCATAATTTTCGCCATAAACCCTTTTTGCAGTGTTTATCAAGGCTCTTATGACGCGCTCTTTTACATCTTCTATCTCTAAATTTTTCTCATTGGCAATTGACTCTATAATGTCTGATATTCTTTCCATTTTTTCTCCATTGTGACGATAAATTTCGGGGATTTTTCGTGAAGTTTTGAAATTATACATAAGCCATACTTTTAATAAGATTAAGCTTGTTATTAACTTTTATTTAATCCTTTTTTTATGATGTTTTGGATATATTGACCGATTAAAATTTAAGATTTTGAAAGGATTAAAAATGGAGCTAAAACTTGCAAGAGCCGAATTAGACGCAAAACCAAAAACGATTTCACTAGAAAAAATAGAGGCGGCTGTCGAAAAAGAGGGTCAGAAAATTTTCTATTTTGATAAAGAAAACACACACAAACAACTAATCGCCTTAGTCGAGCATTTTGAAGAAAAAGGGCTAAGCGTCTATCACAGAACCGTAAAATACGGACTTGATGATAGCGACTACATGTATGAAGTGCATATACTTTAATGAGCAAAAAACTCTTTATCCAAACTTTAGGCTGTGCTATGAATGTTCGTGACAGCGAGCATATCATAGCTGAGCTCTCACAAAAAGAAGACTACTCCTTAACACAAAATATAGAAGAAGCTGATTTAATCCTTATAAATACTTGCTCGGTTCGTGAAAAGCCAGTTCATAAGCTCTTTAGCGAGGTCGGAGCCTTTGAAAAAGCTAAAAAAAGAGGGGCAAAGATAGGCGTTTGTGGCTGCACTGCTAGCCATTTGGGTAGTGAAATTTTTAAGCGCGCACCTTATGTTGATTTTGTTCTTGGCGCAAGAAATGTCAGCAAGATCACAAAAGCTGTAAATACGCCTAAATTTATCTCAACCGACATCAATCACGACGAGAGCGAATACGCATTTGGCGAATTTAGAGGCTCGCCATATAAAAGCCACATCAACATCTCGATCGGCTGCGACAAAAAGTGCACCTATTGCATCGTCCCACACACCAGAGGCGATGAAATTTCCATCCCTTCAAGTCTCATCTTAAAAGAGGTAGAAAAGGCTGCAAACAGCGGCGCAAAAGAGATATTTTTACTAGGACAAAATGTCAATAACTACGGTAAAAGATTTTCAGGAGTGCAAGAAAATATCGATTTTAGTGATCTGTTAGTAAAGATAAGCGAGATAGATGGCGTTGAGAGGATAAGATTTACAAGCCCACACCCACTTCACATGGATGATAAATTTCTTGAAATTTTCACTAATAATCCAAAAATTTGCAAGTCTATGCACATGCCACTTCAAAGCGGAAATACCAAAGTTTTACGCGAGATGAAGCGTGGATACACAAAAGAGTGGTTTTTAGACCGTGCGCTAAGACTTAGAAAGATGTGTCCAGATGTGAGCATCTCAACTGATATCATTGTCGCATTTCCGGGCGAGAGTGATAGCGAGTTTGAAGATACAATGGATGTGCTTGAGCAAGTTAGATTTGAGCAAATTTTTAGCTTTAAGTATTCGCCTCGTCCGCTTACAAAGGCAGCTACTTTCACAAATCAAATAGATGATAAAACCGCTTCAGAAAGGCTTACTCGCCTACAAAATCGCCACAATGAAATTTTAGACGAGATCGTAGCGGCACAAAAAGATAAAATTTTTGATGTATATTTTGAAGAGCTAAGAGCAAATGGCGGCGTTGCTGGGCGAAGCTTTAATAACTTTTTAGTTCAAGTTGATGGAAGCGAAGAGCTTCTTGGCACTACACAAAAAATCAAGATCACAAACCCAAAACGAATGGTTTTGTATGGCGAGCTGCAAATTTAAAAATACCCTTGAAAAGCTCGCCCTAAATGTTGGCGTCTTTTTCATCTACATTTTGATGTGGCTCATTTTTCTAACTTGCAAAAAGAGCTACACTCCAAATTTCTTGCCACAAAATGGCTGTGTCGTCGTCTTTTGGCACGGCAGGCTTAGCTTTATGAGCTTTGCTTACAGGCGCTGGTGGAGCAAGCAAAATAGAAAACAAGGTAAGGTGATAATCAGCGATCACAAAGATGGCGAGCTAATCACTAGAATAATCAAATTTTTTGGTATCGGCACCATTAGAGGCAGTAGCTCAAAAGGCGGCGCAAGGGCGCTTATAGAAGCCCTAAGAGAGATAAAGCAAGGCTACGACGTCATCATTACACCAGATGGCCCACGCGGACCAAGGCACAGCGTGGCAGACGGAGCTGCTGTGATCGCACAAAAGTCATCTTGCGAAATTTATGCTCTAAATTTTGAAGCAAGCTCGTTTTTGGAGTTTAAAAGCTGGGATAAGATGATACTTCCAAAGCCATTTTCAACTATAAATTTTAGCCTCTCAGCCCCTTTTAGTGTGAAAAATTTGGAGCAAAAAGAGGCAAAAGAGAAGATACAAAACGAGCTTTGGCAAGCCTCGCAAAATGACGGCGGTAAGAGCGTGAAGCAAAACCAAGAGGATTTTAGATCAAATTTAAAAATTTGGTGGAAAAAATATGCGCATAAAAATCCACAAATAAGCGATGAGATAAAAGAAATTTTGGACGAAATTTATGAAAAATAAGCTATCTATCTTTATAGCCATCTTTCTAATTATTTTATTTGGGCTATTTTTTTATAGCGACAACTCCTATAAGCTCGCTCTTGAAGCAAAATTTTTATACGAAAACAAAGAATACGAAAAGGCCTTAAATTTAAGCCAAAAAGCACTTGATATAGATATTTATAACAAAATGGCAAATACTGTGCTAAACCAAAGCAAGGCTGCTATTAAATTTAACTCATACATAAAAAATGGCAAAGAGTATCTTGAGCGTATCAAAAAAATAAGCCAAAGTAGCGTCAGCAAGGCTGATAGTGAACGCATTAAGATGATGTGCGATGTGATGATAGATGGTTTTGACGACCTTAAAAACTTGGCCTTACTTGATAGTGAACTAAAAAATGAAGCTTTAAATACAAAAGAGATTTTCGTTAAACTTAAAAACGAGCTGTTTTAAACTTATTTAATCCCTTTTTAGCTACCATAACGAAAATTATGCACTAAATTTAGGAGATTTATGTCTTTTAGCGTTAAAAAGCTTTTTTCTAACCTTTTTTTAAGCGTCGTGTTGGAGGGCAATGATTGCATATTCTTCGGTCAGGTCTTTAGAAATGGCAAACTTTTAAAAACTATAAACGCTAAATTTACAGATATAAATATCGATAGTATCGATGAAAAAATCATAAAATACATAGAAGAGCAAGAAAAAGCATATTTTGGTGTATATGTTTCAGTTTTTTTTAACGACGACTCGCAAGGCGCGCTTCCTAGTGTTAGCTTTGATGAATACAAAAAATTTAATATAAATACTAAAAATCTTACAAGCCTTATCATGCAGGATAGCTGGAGTATTTATGCAAATTTAAATGCTATAAAAAAATATAAAAATTTATTTGGACAAGATAGTGTAGATCTCATCTACTCACCTATCGCCATACTCTTTTACGAGCTTTTAAAACGCGGAATTTCTCCAAAAACTACACTTTATCTTTATATCCATGCACATTCGTTTACACTTGCGATCTTTAAAGATAAACAAATGAAGTTATCCACTTTTTTAAATATGTCTGGCTTTGAAGAAACCAACCAGGAAGCTGAAAGCCTAAAAGAAGAAGATATAACAGATATTGACAACTTAATCATTAAAGAGGAAAATGACGCAACATCTCTTGATGATTTTAAAAGTTTAGACGATTTTTTAAGTGATGATAAACAAAAAGAATTTGAAGACCTAAATTATGAACTAAACATGCCAGCTTCTACAAATGTAGAAAAATCGGTTGCTATTTTTGGGTATGACATGAAGATGTTTGATTACATCGTAAAAGCCGTAAAAGAATTTTACGAAAATCCTCTCTACGGTGGTGATTTTATTGAGCAAATCATTGTTTTTGAAAATACGAAAACAAGTGCAACTTTTTTACAATATCTGCAATCTGAGCTTTTAGTGGAGACTTCAGTGTATCCAGTGAATACAAATCATATTATGAATGAAATCATGCAAGAAGAGATAATATTATGAGATTTAGCTTTATTTCTCCGGAACCAAGACCACTTATATCTATCTTTAGCAAAATTTGGCTAAGCCTTATAAGCTTTGTGTTTGTAGCTCTTTTGGCAACAAATTTCTTTATACTTTACAAAAATTATTCAATTGAAAAAAATATAAATTTTTTATCAAATGAGCAAAAAGAGCTTAGTCAAAAAATAGTCACAACAGATGAAATTTCAGCTAAACTAGCCGTACAAATAGAATCTGCAAATGATATCTTCACATCAAATTCTATTCTCAAGCAAAGCTTGCACAATCTTTTTGATCTAGTACCTGACAGTATAACGCTTGAAGAGGTTTTTATGGATAAAAGCTCGCTCATCATTCGCGGTATAACGCCGACAAAAGATGTATTTAATCAGCTTCTAGCTTCACCTTTAAGATCTATTTTTACGACTTCAAATACTAGCTTTTATCAAAGTAAAAACGGCTGGTATGGCTTTATAAGCACAAATAAAATTGATAATTCTGAGGGATATAATGAGTAAAAAAGATACGAGCTTAGAAAAAATAGATCCCGTTAAGCTTTTACTTTTTATATTTGCTTTTATTGTAGTTTGCTTTATTATGATATTTGGTTTTATCGTGCCAAATATAAAAGAATTTAAAAGCCTAACTAGACAAAATTATTCACAGACCTCATCTTATACAAAAGTAAAAAATGAATTTGAAGCTAAATTTAAAGCCCTTGAAGCAACTAAACAAAAAGATGGAGCTATCATTTCAGCTTTTGAGAATAAATTTGATAAAGATAAATTTATAGAATTTGCCTCTAAATTTTTTAGTGAAGTAAGCCTTAGTAAAATAGAAGAAGGTGATAATAATGCTAGTGAGAAATTTTTTAGATTTCGTCTAAATGTAACTAGCTCTCTAAGGACGCCACAAAAATTTTATGACTTTTTAGATGCGCTTAGCAGCTATGACAGTATCGTAAAGACTGAATTTCCTATCGTCATGAAAGGCGAAAAGGATAAAATCCATACTACTTTTAATATAAAAGTTTTTGGGTTGAAGTAAAAGCTTAAAGTCTACCATCAAGATAAAGTTTAACCAAAAACTCGCTATATCTTTTTCTGCCAAGATAGTTTAAATGATGCCCCATATCTGATAACTCATCATCGTTAATTTTAAAATTTGTTAGATCAATAACTTTAGCATTTTTAATAGCTGACATTATCTCGTTTATATCATATTTTATAGTGGCACCATCAAATATAGGTTCTAATATAACAACAACCTTTATCCCACTTTTTACAAGTGGATTAATTACATAATTTTGAAAATATTTTATAGTATTTTGATTCAACCCCTTTAGCTCGATCGTCCTACCATAATATTCTCTTGACAATCCATCCGAAAAAAGAATAATATCTCCATTGCTACATTTTACAAAGATAATTTTTTTATTTTTTGTGACATTTGAATTTATATCTTCTATGTTGACTAGATCACAATCACTATATGCCTTTACATCAAAAATACTTTTTGCTTCAAAATTGCTTGCTTTGGTTTTATTATCTGGAGCAAATTTTCCATAAAACCCAACTATCCTATTATAAATACCTTCAGAATATCTCAAGAACAGATGTATGCTTGCAAAAAAATCAGGTAGTGTTTTTAAAAAGACTATTTTATCTGTGCCAAAATTTGCTACAAATTCATCATTGGTATAAATTTTGATACCTTTTTCTGTATAATCCTCAAAAAGTTTATTAATTTCTATACTAAAAATAACTTCCTTTATATTAACTTTTTTAATAATTTTTGTAATAAAAGGGTAATCGCCTATAAAATTACCAGATACACCAAAATTATAAATACTGATATTATTTTCAGCAAAAATACTTGTTGATATATGATGAAGAGTTCTACTGCTTCCAACAAAAACGATATCCT
This window encodes:
- a CDS encoding lysophospholipid acyltransferase family protein; its protein translation is MASCKFKNTLEKLALNVGVFFIYILMWLIFLTCKKSYTPNFLPQNGCVVVFWHGRLSFMSFAYRRWWSKQNRKQGKVIISDHKDGELITRIIKFFGIGTIRGSSSKGGARALIEALREIKQGYDVIITPDGPRGPRHSVADGAAVIAQKSSCEIYALNFEASSFLEFKSWDKMILPKPFSTINFSLSAPFSVKNLEQKEAKEKIQNELWQASQNDGGKSVKQNQEDFRSNLKIWWKKYAHKNPQISDEIKEILDEIYEK
- the miaB gene encoding tRNA (N6-isopentenyl adenosine(37)-C2)-methylthiotransferase MiaB — encoded protein: MSKKLFIQTLGCAMNVRDSEHIIAELSQKEDYSLTQNIEEADLILINTCSVREKPVHKLFSEVGAFEKAKKRGAKIGVCGCTASHLGSEIFKRAPYVDFVLGARNVSKITKAVNTPKFISTDINHDESEYAFGEFRGSPYKSHINISIGCDKKCTYCIVPHTRGDEISIPSSLILKEVEKAANSGAKEIFLLGQNVNNYGKRFSGVQENIDFSDLLVKISEIDGVERIRFTSPHPLHMDDKFLEIFTNNPKICKSMHMPLQSGNTKVLREMKRGYTKEWFLDRALRLRKMCPDVSISTDIIVAFPGESDSEFEDTMDVLEQVRFEQIFSFKYSPRPLTKAATFTNQIDDKTASERLTRLQNRHNEILDEIVAAQKDKIFDVYFEELRANGGVAGRSFNNFLVQVDGSEELLGTTQKIKITNPKRMVLYGELQI